One window from the genome of Malacoplasma penetrans HF-2 encodes:
- the upp gene encoding uracil phosphoribosyltransferase yields MTFVFDHPLIKDKLTRMRKIQTESTKFRDNLKEITQLMAYEVTKDLELDRIEIETPITKMLGYKLKEKIVLIPILRAGLGMVDGLKELIPTASIGHIGIYRDEETAQPKEYYCKMPANLTNGNAIILDPMLATGGSASKAIEIIKTYRPKTISFICLVAAPEGLKEIEKNHPDINIYVAALDEKLNEKYYIVPGLGDAGDRIFGTK; encoded by the coding sequence ATGACATTTGTTTTTGATCACCCATTAATAAAAGATAAATTAACAAGAATGAGAAAGATTCAAACTGAATCAACTAAATTTAGAGATAACTTAAAAGAAATAACTCAATTAATGGCTTATGAAGTTACTAAAGATTTAGAGTTAGATAGAATTGAAATTGAAACTCCAATAACTAAAATGTTAGGATACAAATTAAAAGAAAAAATTGTATTAATCCCTATTTTAAGAGCCGGTCTTGGAATGGTAGATGGATTAAAAGAATTAATTCCAACAGCTAGTATTGGCCATATTGGAATCTATCGTGATGAAGAAACTGCTCAACCTAAAGAATACTATTGCAAAATGCCAGCAAATCTAACAAATGGAAATGCAATCATACTAGATCCAATGTTAGCAACTGGAGGCAGTGCTAGTAAAGCAATAGAAATCATTAAAACATATAGGCCAAAAACTATTTCTTTTATTTGCTTAGTAGCAGCACCAGAAGGATTAAAGGAAATTGAAAAGAATCACCCAGACATTAATATATATGTAGCAGCATTAGATGAAAAACTTAATGAAAAATACTATATTGTTCCAGGTCTAGGAGATGCTGGAGATAGAATCTTTGGAACTAAATAA
- a CDS encoding IMP dehydrogenase → MSINRDLLFGIQEVCIYPKAITNIRSRSQCSPLINGKLPLFTAPMTSVIDNKTYKIYEENNINVIIPRTVPIHERARFFDKCFVAMGLDEMEEYVKLNYKEMAKLESINILIDISNGHMRRLANSIRDLKRIFRNKISIMCGNIANPLTFQYLSEAGADYIRVGIGAGCGCITASNTGIFYPMGSLIYECRKIQEKMEESYRLNGTSKPAKIVADGGMKNYDYIIKSLYLGADYVMCGRLFSQCWESPGEIWYKEKSSQNIHENWKLLGNHSTSEEHLEYQPDIYDYKKIFYGMATKKAQTEMEAAADQKEKKPLKTSEGIIKELPILHRIEGWVENFRSYLTSAMSYTDCLTLKDVKNFKEFRLMTYAAQESYNK, encoded by the coding sequence ATGAGTATAAATAGAGATTTATTATTTGGGATTCAAGAAGTTTGCATTTATCCTAAAGCAATTACCAACATCAGAAGTAGAAGTCAATGTAGTCCTTTAATTAATGGGAAACTACCACTATTTACAGCACCAATGACTTCAGTTATTGATAACAAAACTTATAAAATTTATGAAGAAAATAATATTAATGTAATTATTCCTAGAACTGTTCCAATTCATGAAAGAGCAAGATTCTTTGATAAATGCTTTGTTGCTATGGGACTAGATGAAATGGAAGAATATGTAAAACTAAACTATAAAGAAATGGCAAAATTAGAATCTATTAACATTCTTATTGATATTTCTAATGGTCACATGAGAAGACTTGCAAATTCTATTAGAGATTTAAAAAGAATCTTTAGAAATAAAATTTCTATCATGTGTGGAAACATAGCAAATCCATTAACTTTCCAATATCTAAGTGAAGCAGGGGCAGATTATATTAGAGTTGGAATTGGTGCTGGATGTGGGTGTATTACTGCATCAAATACAGGAATATTTTATCCAATGGGAAGTTTAATTTATGAATGTAGAAAAATCCAAGAAAAAATGGAAGAAAGCTATAGATTGAATGGTACTTCTAAACCAGCAAAGATTGTAGCTGATGGTGGGATGAAAAACTATGATTACATCATTAAATCTTTATATTTAGGTGCAGATTATGTAATGTGTGGAAGATTGTTTAGTCAATGTTGAGAATCTCCTGGTGAAATTTGATACAAAGAAAAATCATCTCAAAACATTCATGAAAACTGAAAACTATTAGGCAACCACTCTACAAGTGAAGAACATTTAGAATATCAACCAGATATTTATGATTACAAAAAAATCTTCTATGGAATGGCTACTAAAAAAGCACAAACTGAAATGGAAGCAGCAGCTGATCAAAAAGAAAAGAAACCTTTAAAAACTTCAGAAGGTATTATTAAAGAATTGCCAATTCTTCACAGAATTGAAGGATGAGTAGAAAACTTTAGAAGTTACTTAACTTCAGCAATGAGTTATACAGATTGTTTAACTTTAAAAGATGTTAAAAACTTTAAAGAATTTAGATTAATGACATATGCTGCTCAAGAGTCATACAATAAATAG
- a CDS encoding thymidine kinase: MKNNAFGKEKGWIELIYGPMFAGKSEELLRKLKRLDYADVIYQVFKPKIDTRTKNKIMSRDGRNMDSFEFDNPYEIFDKLLSLEVNPHVVAIDEAQFADESIVDVCQALADSGYIVYVSALDKNFKNEPFMVTAKIACIAEYVEKLSAICTDCGAPGTATQRIINDKPSNYDEPVVQIGNYETYTVKCRHHHKIPGKPFPEEIKKFKSDLRNLLKNKENK; the protein is encoded by the coding sequence ATGAAAAATAATGCTTTTGGAAAAGAAAAAGGTTGAATTGAATTGATATATGGACCAATGTTTGCAGGAAAGTCTGAAGAGCTATTAAGAAAACTTAAAAGATTAGACTATGCAGATGTAATCTACCAAGTGTTCAAACCTAAAATTGATACAAGAACTAAAAACAAAATTATGTCTAGAGATGGAAGAAACATGGATTCATTTGAGTTTGATAATCCATATGAGATATTTGATAAGCTTTTATCTTTAGAAGTTAACCCTCATGTTGTTGCAATTGATGAAGCTCAATTTGCAGATGAATCAATTGTTGATGTTTGTCAGGCATTAGCAGACTCAGGATATATAGTATATGTTTCTGCTCTTGATAAAAATTTTAAAAATGAACCTTTTATGGTTACTGCTAAAATTGCTTGTATTGCTGAGTATGTAGAAAAACTATCAGCAATTTGTACAGATTGTGGAGCACCAGGAACTGCTACTCAAAGAATAATTAACGATAAACCAAGTAACTATGATGAACCAGTTGTTCAAATTGGCAACTATGAAACATATACTGTTAAATGTAGACATCATCATAAAATTCCAGGGAAGCCTTTTCCAGAAGAAATTAAAAAATTTAAAAGTGATTTAAGAAATTTATTAAAAAACAAAGAAAATAAATAA